One window from the genome of Balaenoptera musculus isolate JJ_BM4_2016_0621 chromosome 3, mBalMus1.pri.v3, whole genome shotgun sequence encodes:
- the IL12RB1 gene encoding interleukin-12 receptor subunit beta-1: MGQRVTRLVLLLLLLLPRQGAEACGTMGCCFQDPPYPDAESGLASGPRDLNCYRILSNAGYECSWEYEGPVAGVSHFLRCCLKPGRCCYFAAGSATKLQFSDQDGIPVLHAVTLWVESRAANWTEKSPNITLNLYSSVKYDPPPGNIKVSRSAGQLLMKWETPAHQDGAEVQFRHRTPGSPWKLGDCGRQDDADFESCLCPLETDTAQEFQLRRRLRPGVPGGPWSSWSSPVCIPPEPPPQAKVRFSVEQLRPDGRRQVTLHEQLPQLELPEGCLGPDSGMELTYHVHLHMLSCPCKAKATRTLRLQKKLILSGAAYDLTVVSRNRFGPGPNQTWHIPAYTHSEPGVLNISTGANRTTMHWPARAQGMTYCIEWQPQGQDESLATCILTAPQDRDPAGMAMHSLSQGSGAMWQKECYRITIFASAHPEKPTSWSTVLSTYHFGGNASEAGSPQHVSVKKLSQDSVSVDWTPSLLSTCPGVLKEYVVRCQDEASNQVSELSVKATETQITLQGLRAATAYKVQVRADTAKWQGAWSQPLRFTVEVQVSELSNLSIFLTSLGSFVSILLLGIFGYLGLNRAVRHLCPPLPTPCASTAVEFSGSQGKQVWQWTSPADFPEEVSQQEALVVNISWDKGERADMDTAGLLKEKMKLPLGAPEPALDTELPLKDRKWVQGCPEAGTLGPGWQDSLEDSPAQAAGLLLLLGDLRQSPKFCSQGETETSASSYR, translated from the exons ATGGGGCAACGGGTGACCAGGCTggtcctcctccttctcctcctgctccCCCGGCAGGGCG CTGAAGCCTGTGGCACCATGGGGTGCTGTTTTCAGGACCCGCCGTATCCAGATGCAGAGTCAG GCTTAGCTTCGGGCCCCCGGGACCTAAACTGCTACCGGATACTCAGCAACGCTGGTTATGAATGTTCCTGGGAATATGAGGGCCCTGTAGCTGGGGTCAGCCACTTCCTGAGATGCTG CCTCAAGCCTGGGCGCTGCTGCTACTTTGCCGCGGGCTCAGCCACCAAGCTGCAGTTCTCCGACCAGGATGGCATACCCGTGCTCCACGCTGTCACTCTCTGGGTGGAATCCCGGGCTGCCAACTGGACAGAGAAGTCCCCCAACATTACCCTGAACCTCTACAGCTCAG TTAAATACGACCCTCCTCCAGGAAACATCAAGGTGTCCAGGTCAGCGGGGCAGCTGCTCATGAAGTGGGAGACCCCAGCCCACCAGGATGGTGCTGAGGTACAGTTCCGGCACCGGACACCTGGCAGCCCGTGGAAGTTG GGCGACTGTGGACGTCAGGATGATGCTGACTTCG AGTCATGCCTCTGCCCCTTGGAGACGGACACGGCCCAGGAATTCCAGCTGCGGCGACGGCTGAGGCCAGGGGTCCCCGGAGGTCCCTGGAGCAGCTGGAGCAGCCCTGTGTGCATCCCCCCCG AACCCCCCCCACAGGCCAAGGTGAGGTTCTCCGTGGAGCAGCTCCGCCCGGATGGGAGGAGGCAGGTGACCTTGCATGAGCAG CTGCCCCAGCTGGAGCTTCCAGAAGGCTGCCTCGGGCCCGACTCGGGCATGGAGTTGACCTACCATGTCCACCTGCATATGCTGTCCTGCCCATGTAAGGCCAAGGCCACGAGGACTCTGCGCCTGCAGAAAAAGCTCATCCTCTCGGGTGCCGCCTATGACCTGACTGTCGTTTCCCGGAATCGCTTTGGCCCCGGTCCCAACCAGACATGGCACATTCCTGCCTACACCCACTCAG AACCAGGGGTTCTGAATATCAGTACTGGAGCCAACAGGACCACCATGCATTGGCCAGCCCGGGCCCAGGGCATGACGTACTGCATTGAGTGGCAGCCCCAGGGCCAGGACGAGAGCCTTGCCACCTGCATCCTGACGGCACCCCAGGACCGGGACCCTGCTGGAATGG CAATGCACAGCTTGAGCCAAGGATCTGGGGCAATGTGGCAGAAGGAGTGTTACCGCATCACTATCTTTGCCTCTGCACACCCGGAGAAGCCCACCTCGTGGTCCACCGTCTTGTCCACCTACCACTTTGGAGGCAATG CCTCAGAGGCCGGGAGCCCACAACATGTGTCTGTAAAGAAACTCAGCCAGGATTCAGTGTCTGTGGACTGGACACCATCTCTGCTGAGCACCTGCCCCGGCGTCCTGAAGGAGTACGTTGTGCGCTGCCAGGATGAGGCCAGCAACCAAGTATCCG AGCTGTCAGTGAAAGCCACAGAGACCCAGATCACCCTCCAGGGCCTGCGGGCTGCCACAGCCTACAAGGTGCAGGTTCGAGCAGACACAGCCAAGTGGCAGGGCGCCTGGAGCCAGCCCCTGCGCTTCACCGTCG AAGTCCAGGTTTCTGAGTTGTCCAATTTGTCCATCTTCCTCACATCTTTGGGGAGCTTCGTGAGCATCCTTCTCCTGGGAATCTTTGGGTACCTCGGCTTGAACAG ggctgtAAGGCACCTgtgcccacccctgcccacaccttgtGCCAGCACTGCCGTCGAGTTCTCTGGCAGCCAGGGGAAGCAG GTTTGGCAGTGGACCAGCCCGGCAGACTTCCCGGAGGAGGTGTCCCAGCAAGAGGCCCTGGTGGTGAACATATCCTGGGACAAAGGAGAGCGAGCTGACATGGACACAGCTGGGCTTCTCAAGGAGAAGATGAAGCTGCCTCTGGGTGCCCCTGAGCCAGCCCTGGACACGGAGCTGCCCTTGAAGGACAGGAAATGGGTGCAGGGATGCCCTGAGGCTGGGACTCTGGGGCCTGGCTGGCAGGACAGTCTGGAAGACAGCCCTGCCCAGGCAGCTGGACTCCTGCTGCTCCTGGGAGACCTAAGGCAGAGCCCCAAATTCTGTTCccagggagaaacagaaacatcTGCCTCCTCTTACAGATAG